The Glycine soja cultivar W05 chromosome 8, ASM419377v2, whole genome shotgun sequence genome has a window encoding:
- the LOC114424694 gene encoding receptor protein kinase TMK1-like has translation MVKHAQLGFEGSFIFYLVLVLSFLVISTRCQDAEVMGILKIMINAPISFQWTNPDVCKWRHVTCDSSKRVTAIQIGSQNLQGSLPKELVKLTSLERFECQFNSLTGPFPYLSKSLQKLVIHDNKFSFIPNDFFKGMSHLQEVRIDDNPFSQWHIHDTLRDCVALHTFSAQSVGLVGTIPNFFGKDGPFPGLVLLALSDNFLEGALPTSLSDSSIENLLVNGQNSLSKLNGTLVVLQNMKSLRQIWANGNSFTGPIPDLSHHDQLSDVNLRDNQLTGVVPPSLISLPSLKFVNLTNNFLQGSSPIFKYGVGVDNSMDKGKNQYCTDVPGQPCSPLVNSLLSIVEPMGYPLKFAQNWQGNDPCANKWTGIICSGGNISVINFQNMGLSGTICPCFAKFTSVTKLLLANNGFIGTIPNELTSLPLLQELDVSNNHLYGKVPLFRKDVVLKLAGNPDIGKDKPTSSSFINNGSNHNTTIIIGIVVVVVIILISGVLILVKFKRKLEHVRKTQNPPVIMVPSRRYGDGTTSALLSPMGSVYQVEDHNMLISVQVLRNVTNNFSEKNILGKGGFGTVYKGELHDGTKIAVKRMQSAGLVDEKGLSEFTAEIAVLTKVRHINLVSLLGFCLDGSERLLVYEHMPQGALSKHLINWKSEGLKPLEWKTRLGIALDVARGVEYLHGLAQQIFIHRDLKPSNILLGDDMRAKVSDFGLVRLAPEGKTSFQTKLAGTFGYMAPEYAATGRLTTKVDVYSFGVILMEMITGRKALDDNQPEENVHLVTWFRKMLLNKNSFQTTIDPTIEVDAETLVNINIVAELAGHCCAREPYQRPDMSHVVNVLSPLVEVWKPSETNVDDIYGIDYNMTLPEALQRWKDFEGSSTTLELTSPSSSVLLNGNNTKSST, from the exons ATGGTGAAGCATGCACAGCTGGGTTTTGAaggttctttcattttttatcttgttttggttctttctttccttgttaTCTCAACTAGGTGTCAAGATGCAGAGGTAATGGGAATATTGAAGATCATGATTAATGCCCCCATTAGCTTCCAATGGACAAACCCAGATGTATGCAAATGGAGACATGTTACGTGTGATTCATCTAAACGTGTGACAGCTATTCAGATTGGGAGCCAGAACCTACAAGGCTCTCTCCCTAAAGAGCTTGTCAAGTTAACATCATTGGAACGTTTTGAGTGCCAATTCAATAGTCTCACAGGGCCATTCCCCTATCTCTCAAAATCCTTGCAAAAGTTGGTAATCCATGACAACAAGTTCAGCTTCATTCCCAATGATTTCTTCAAAGGTATGAGCCATTTGCAAGAAGTGAGAATTGATGACAACCCTTTCTCTCAATGGCACATTCATGACACTCTCAGGGATTGTGTTGCACTCCATACTTTCAGTGCACAAAGTGTTGGCCTTGTGGGCACCATCCCAAACTTTTTTGGCAAAGATGGTCCATTTCCAGGTTTGGTTCTCTTGGCTTTATCTGATAATTTTCTAGAAGGTGCATTGCCTACAAGCCTATCGGATAGTTCAATAGAGAACCTTTTGGTCAATGGACAAAATAGCTTATCTAAACTTAATGGCACCCTTGTTGTGTTACAAAACATGAAGTCTTTGAGGCAAATTTGGGCTAACGGAAATTCATTCACTGGTCCTATACCAGACTTGTCACATCATGATCAACTTTCTGATGTGAATTTAAGGGATAACCAGTTAACTGGTGTAGTGCCACCCTCTTTAATCTCTCTTCCAAGTTTGAAGTTTGTGAACTTAACCAATAATTTTCTTCAAGGATCCTCTCCCATTTTCAAATATGGGGTAGGAGTTGACAATAGCATGGATAAAGGGAAAAACCAATATTGTACAGACGTGCCAGGGCAACCTTGTAGTCCGCTTGTAAATTCTTTATTATCTATTGTTGAGCCTATGGGTTATCCTCTTAAGTTTGCTCAAAATTGGCAAGGAAATGATCCATGTGCCAATAAATGGACAGGTATAATTTGCTCTGGGGGAAACATTTCAGTTATCAACTTTCAAAACATGGGTTTGTCTGGCACTATTTGTCCATGTTTTGCCAAATTTACATCTGTGACAAAGTTGCTTCTTGCTAACAATGGTTTCATTGGTACCATACCAAATGAACTTACTAGTTTGCCTCTTTTGCAAGAGTTGGATGTTTCCAATAATCATTTATATGGCAAAGTGCCACTATTTCGTAAAGATGTGGTTCTTAAATTAGCTGGGAATCCTGATATTGGTAAGGATAAACCAACTAGCTCAAGTTTCATCAACAATGGTAGCAATCATAATACTACAATAATTATTGGTATTGTGGTAGTTGTTGTTATTATACTTATTAGCGGGGTTTTAATACTTGTTAAGTTCAAGAGAAAGTTGGAGCATGTGAGGAAAACTCAAAATCCACCTGTAATTATGGTACCTTCTCGCCGTTATGGGGATGGAACTACTAGTGCATTATTAAGTCCTATGGGTAGTGTTTACCAGGTGGAAGATCATAACATGTTAATTTCAGTTCAAGTTTTGAGAAATGTTACCAacaattttagtgaaaaaaacaTATTGGGGAAAGGGGGGTTTGGCACTGTATACAAAGGAGAGTTACATGATGGGACAAAGATTGCAGTGAAAAGGATGCAATCAGCAGGATTAGTGGATGAGAAAGGATTGAGTGAGTTTACAGCCGAAATTGCAGTGCTTACTAAGGTTCGGCATATAAATTTGGTTTCACTTTTGGGATTTTGCTTGGATGGAAGTGAAAGACTTCTTGTGTATGAACACATGCCTCAAGGTGCTTTAAGTAAACATTTGATTAATTGGAAAAGTGAAGGGCTAAAACCACTTGAATGGAAAACAAGGCTTGGTATTGCCTTAGATGTTGCTAGAGGTGTTGAATATCTTCATGGTTTGGCACAACAAATTTTTATCCATAGGGATCTCAAACCATCCAACATCTTGCTTGGAGATGATATGCGCGCCAAAGTATCAGACTTTGGATTAGTTCGACTTGCTCCTGAAGGAAAAACCTCGTTTCAAACTAAACTTGCAGGAACTTTTGGATACATGGCACCAGAGTACGCAG CCACTGGACGACTTACAACAAAGGTTGATGTATATAGTTTTGGAGTGATCCTTATGGAGATGATAACTGGAAGGAAAGCACTTGATGACAACCAACCAGAAGAGAACGTCCACCTTGTTACATGGTTTCGTAAGATGTTATTGAACAAAAATTCATTTCAAACAACCATTGACCCAACAATTGAAGTTGATGCGGAAACCTTAGTCAATATTAACATTGTTGCTGAGTTAGCAGGGCATTGTTGTGCGAGGGAGCCTTATCAACGTCCTGATATGAGTCATGTAGTCAATGTGTTATCACCTCTTGTTGAGGTGTGGAAGCCTTCAGAAACAAATGTTGACGACATATATGGAATTGACTATAATATGACATTACCAGAAGCACTCCAAAGGTGGAAAGATTTTGAAGGAAGTAGCACCACCCTAGAATTAACATCTCCTTCTTCATCAGTGCTTCTTAATGGAAACAACACAAAGTCAAGCACATAA